The following proteins are co-located in the Microbacterium immunditiarum genome:
- a CDS encoding F0F1 ATP synthase subunit epsilon, with amino-acid sequence MALNVSLVSADAEVWSGEASLVVAKTVLGEIGFMTGHEPVLAILAEGQVRITQTDGTKVIANAQDGFLSIESDVVTIVAGNAALVA; translated from the coding sequence ATGGCTCTCAATGTGAGCCTGGTGTCGGCGGACGCCGAGGTCTGGTCGGGGGAGGCGTCGCTGGTCGTCGCCAAGACCGTGCTGGGCGAGATCGGCTTCATGACAGGTCACGAGCCGGTGCTCGCGATCCTCGCCGAAGGCCAGGTGCGCATCACGCAGACCGACGGCACGAAGGTCATCGCGAACGCGCAGGACGGGTTCCTGTCGATCGAGAGCGACGTCGTGACGATCGTCGCGGGGAACGCAGCCCTCGTCGCCTGA
- the atpD gene encoding F0F1 ATP synthase subunit beta yields MSLTAEKTEARTESFGVGRVARITGPVVDIEFPHDAIPDIYNALKTTISIGEESTEITLEVAQHLGDDLVRAISLKPTDGMVRGQEVRDTGGPITVPVGDVTKGRVFNVTGDVLNAEPGETVEVTERWGIHRQPPSFDQLESKTQMFETGIKVIDLLTPYVQGGKIGLFGGAGVGKTVLIQEMIQRVAQDHGGVSVFAGVGERTREGNDLIHEMEEAGVFDKTALVFGQMDEPPGTRLRVALSALTMAEYFRDVQKQDVLLFIDNIFRFTQAGSEVSTLLGRMPSAVGYQPNLADEMGILQERITSTRGHSITSLQAIYVPADDYTDPAPATTFAHLDATTELSREIASKGLYPAVDPLASTSRILDPRYIGEDHYRVATAVKQILQKNKELQEIIAILGVDELSEEDKVVVARARRIQQFLSQNTYMAKKFTGVEGSTVPIKETIESFDAIVKGEFDHVAEQAFFNVGGISDVEEAWARIQKENG; encoded by the coding sequence ATGAGCCTCACCGCTGAGAAGACGGAAGCGCGCACCGAGTCCTTCGGTGTCGGCCGCGTCGCGCGCATCACCGGTCCCGTCGTCGACATCGAGTTCCCGCACGACGCGATCCCCGACATCTACAACGCGCTCAAGACCACGATCTCGATCGGCGAGGAGTCGACCGAGATCACGCTCGAGGTCGCGCAGCACCTCGGCGACGACCTCGTGCGCGCCATCTCGCTCAAGCCCACCGACGGCATGGTCCGCGGCCAGGAGGTGCGCGACACGGGCGGCCCGATCACGGTTCCCGTGGGCGACGTCACCAAGGGTCGGGTGTTCAACGTGACCGGCGACGTGCTGAACGCCGAGCCGGGTGAGACCGTCGAGGTCACCGAGCGCTGGGGGATCCACCGCCAGCCCCCGTCGTTCGACCAGCTCGAGTCGAAGACCCAGATGTTCGAGACGGGCATCAAGGTCATCGACCTGCTCACCCCGTACGTGCAGGGTGGCAAGATCGGCCTCTTCGGCGGAGCGGGCGTCGGCAAGACCGTCCTCATCCAGGAGATGATCCAGCGTGTCGCGCAGGACCACGGCGGTGTGTCGGTGTTCGCCGGCGTCGGCGAGCGCACGCGTGAGGGCAACGACCTCATCCACGAGATGGAGGAGGCGGGCGTCTTCGACAAGACCGCGCTCGTGTTCGGCCAGATGGACGAGCCGCCGGGGACGCGTCTTCGCGTCGCGCTGTCGGCCCTGACGATGGCGGAGTACTTCCGCGATGTGCAGAAGCAGGACGTGCTCCTGTTCATCGACAACATCTTCCGCTTCACGCAGGCGGGCTCCGAGGTGTCGACGCTGCTCGGCCGCATGCCGTCCGCGGTGGGCTACCAGCCGAACCTCGCCGACGAGATGGGCATCCTCCAGGAGCGCATCACGTCGACGCGCGGCCACTCGATCACGTCGCTCCAGGCCATCTACGTGCCCGCCGACGACTACACCGACCCGGCGCCGGCCACGACGTTCGCGCACCTCGACGCGACGACCGAGCTCTCGCGTGAGATCGCGTCGAAGGGTCTGTACCCGGCGGTCGACCCGCTCGCCTCGACGAGCCGCATCCTCGACCCGCGCTACATCGGCGAGGACCACTACCGCGTGGCCACCGCCGTGAAGCAGATCCTCCAGAAGAACAAGGAGCTCCAGGAGATCATCGCGATCCTCGGTGTCGACGAGCTGTCCGAAGAGGACAAGGTCGTCGTCGCCCGTGCGCGCCGCATCCAGCAGTTCCTCTCGCAGAACACCTACATGGCGAAGAAGTTCACGGGTGTCGAGGGCTCGACCGTTCCGATCAAGGAGACCATCGAGTCGTTCGACGCGATCGTCAAGGGCGAGTTCGACCACGTCGCCGAGCAGGCGTTCTTCAACGTCGGCGGCATCTCCGACGTCGAAGAGGCGTGGGCGCGCATCCAGAAGGAGAACGGCTGA
- a CDS encoding F0F1 ATP synthase subunit gamma: MGAQLRVYKQKINSAQTTKKITKAMELIAASRIQKAMARVRASTPFARAVTRAVSAVATHSNVEHPLTTEREVIRRSAVVIFASDRGLAGAFNSQILREGLELAELLRQEGREPVFYLVGRKAVGYFQFRRMEAAAEWTGDTDTPHFHTAEEIAATLLDAYDRGGQDGGVDEIHLVYNRFVSMMTQSPETVRLLPLEVVEAEESATAAVYPLYEFEPDAAVVLDALLPVYIQSRVFNALLQSSAAKHAATQKAMKSASDNADKLITDYTRLRNNARQAEITQQIAEIVGGADALASGK, from the coding sequence ATGGGCGCACAACTGCGGGTCTACAAGCAGAAGATCAACTCTGCTCAGACGACCAAGAAGATCACGAAGGCGATGGAGCTCATCGCGGCCTCGCGCATCCAGAAGGCGATGGCGCGCGTGCGCGCGTCCACTCCGTTCGCGCGTGCCGTGACGCGGGCCGTCTCCGCCGTCGCGACCCACTCGAACGTCGAGCACCCGCTGACGACCGAGCGCGAGGTCATCCGCCGTTCGGCCGTGGTGATCTTCGCCTCGGACCGCGGCCTGGCGGGAGCGTTCAACTCGCAGATCCTCCGCGAGGGTCTCGAGCTGGCTGAGCTGCTGCGCCAGGAGGGCCGCGAGCCGGTGTTCTACCTCGTCGGTCGCAAGGCGGTCGGATACTTCCAGTTCCGTCGCATGGAGGCTGCGGCCGAATGGACGGGCGACACCGACACGCCGCACTTCCATACGGCCGAGGAGATCGCGGCGACGCTGCTCGACGCGTACGATCGCGGCGGGCAGGACGGCGGCGTCGACGAGATCCACCTCGTCTACAACCGGTTCGTCAGCATGATGACCCAGTCGCCCGAGACGGTCCGCCTGCTGCCCCTCGAGGTCGTCGAGGCCGAGGAGTCGGCGACCGCCGCGGTGTACCCGCTCTACGAGTTCGAGCCGGATGCCGCGGTCGTCCTCGACGCGCTCCTGCCGGTGTACATCCAGAGCCGCGTCTTCAACGCCCTCCTGCAGTCGTCGGCGGCCAAGCACGCCGCGACGCAGAAGGCGATGAAGTCGGCCAGCGACAACGCCGACAAGCTCATCACCGACTACACCCGCCTGCGCAACAACGCACGCCAGGCCGAGATCACGCAGCAGATCGCCGAGATCGTCGGCGGCGCCGACGCCCTGGCGTCGGGCAAGTAA